The nucleotide window AGGCCGCCGCCACCTCCTCGGGCGTGAGGGTGGTGCGGGGGGTGTCGCGGTCGGAGCGGAAGGGGCAGTAGCGGCAGTCGTTCACGCAGGCGTTCGAGAGGAGCGTCTTGAGCATCACACAGGTGCCGCCGCGCGGCAGCGAGGCGGGATAGACCTACACGCCGCCCGGGCCGCGGCGGCGATGGTCGTCGTTGTCGCGGGTGCCGCAGGCGCACGACAGGTCGAACCGCGAGGCGTCGGCAAGGGTCTGGAGCTTTTCGTGCGCGTCCATCGAACAGAACCTCAGTGTCGTGGACAGGATAGAGTCAGGATACTGCCCCCGGGCCAGAGGGTCAAGGGCAATCCGCGGCAATTCGGGTTTGGAAAGACGGCGGTTTTCTGTACACTAGCGGGACGCTGTGTCGCCCCCCAACGGCAAAGGAGTCGTGATGCGAAGAGCAACCGTCGTCGCCTGCCTCGCCCTCGCCCTCTCGCTCGCCCGGGCCGAGAACTGGCCGCAGTGGCGCGGGCCGTTCTTCAACGGCTCGACGACCGAGACCAATCTGCCCGCCAAGTTCAGCGACACCGAGAACGTGCTCTGGGCCACCCCCCTGCCCGGCGCCAGCGGCTCGACGCCCATCGTGTGGGGCGACCGCATCTTCGTGAGCACAGTGGACGCCTCGACGAACGACCTGCTGGCGATGTGCCTCGACGCGAGGGATGGCAAGGTGCTTTGGTCGCACAAGACGGGCAAGGACCGCCAGTTCGCCCGCAACAACATGGCCTCGGCCTCGCCCGTCACCGATGGCAAGACGGCCTGGTTCTTCTACGGCACGGCCAACCTGTTCGCCTTCGACTTCGAGGGCAAGCTGCTGTGGCACCGCGACCTGGAGAAGGACCACGGCTTCAACGCCCTGATGTTCGGCTACAGCTCGAGCCCGCTGCTCTACAAGGGCAAGCTCTACATCGTGGCGATCCGCAGCCAGCGGCCCAACGCCTATGGCCCGCCCCACACGCCCACCGAGGGGCCCACCCCGTCGTATCTGCTGGCCATTGACCCCGCCACGGGCAAGGACCTGTGGCGCCAGGATCGCCCGACCGATGCCGTGGGCGAGGCCCAGGAGGCCTACAGCACGGCCATCCCGTGCGAGCTGGGCGGGCGCTCGTCCGTCCTGGTCTATGGGGCCGACTACCTGACGGCCCACGACCCCGAGACCGGCAAGGAGCTGTGGCGCTGGGGCGGCTACAACCCTAAGAAGATCAACCACTGGCGCATCGTGCCATCGGCCGTGGTGGGCGATGAGCTGATCTACGTGGTCGGCCCGAAGTACTCCACCCTCTTCGCCCTCAAGCCGGGCGGCAGCGGCCTCGTGGGCGACGACCACGTGGCCTGGACCTTCGAGAGGCGCATCCCCGACGCCAGCACGCCCCTCTACT belongs to Planctomycetota bacterium and includes:
- a CDS encoding PQQ-binding-like beta-propeller repeat protein → MRRATVVACLALALSLARAENWPQWRGPFFNGSTTETNLPAKFSDTENVLWATPLPGASGSTPIVWGDRIFVSTVDASTNDLLAMCLDARDGKVLWSHKTGKDRQFARNNMASASPVTDGKTAWFFYGTANLFAFDFEGKLLWHRDLEKDHGFNALMFGYSSSPLLYKGKLYIVAIRSQRPNAYGPPHTPTEGPTPSYLLAIDPATGKDLWRQDRPTDAVGEAQEAYSTAIPCELGGRSSVLVYGADYLTAHDPETGKELWRWGGYNPKKINHWRIVPSAVVGDELIYVVGPKYSTLFALKPGGSGLVGDDHVAWTFERRIPDASTPLYYKGQLYLLDDDRRVLTCVDPKTGKAKWQGDIPGRTVIRASITGADDKLYIINELREATVLAAGDEFKILHEVKMGATGRGFTRSTIVAANGRLYIRAAETLYCIAAAK